TTGGAGTAGTAACTGTTCTGGTAATAATCGGTGGAATCAACAAAACCCATATTCTGGGAGCAGTGGGAATTGGTAATAAAGTATGTTAGCGTCGAGCCCAGTCGCCGAGCGTTGAAACCGAGCGTGCAATTCTTTACGGCACCATCCTTCGCAAATTGAACCTCGAATCCGCCTTGTTTCACCGGTGCGCGATCGTTTAGCGTAAGCAGTGGACTGGGCCTGCTCACAACAACGAACTCAATTGCGGCTGCTGGAACCGCAGGACTCAAGGTATTTAGAAGTCGAGCCTTTGTCGCTACGTCTGCCACTCCAACTCGCACGCGATTCCGGATCTCGTCAACATCCGTAAGCGTGATGCCTGGGATAGTCGAAAATAAATTGTTGACCGATCTTCTCCACGCCTGCAACTCAACGAAGGAGTAGCCAGCACTGCGAAAAATGGCTCGGTCTACATCGATCGGCGCACCTAGATGGGCCAAATCCCGGCCCGCCAGTGTTTCGCGCAAGACCGCCCGAGCACGCTCCCGTTGAGCAGGGTCAGCCAGCGCAACAACGAGGCGACCGCTCTCCAGGTAGTAGCCGGCGAATCCTGGTATCAGAGACCCCAGGCTCGCGAACTCTTCGTCGATCGTTTTGAACTGGGATGCACTGCTTGAACTAAGGCGAGGGTTGCTAATTTCCGACGGGGAGGCCGTGTCGCGGCAACCATTCGCTGAGATAAGCACCGCGATGCCTGCTGCGAACACCCGCGGTGATCTCTTATTGAAAACGTTCATTTAGACACCTTCGGATGGGTTGGCAAAAAAAGTTGTGCCAAAAGTGTGCCAGCTAAGCTTACCGCGGCTATCTGCCAGCGTTCAGACCGTGCGCATACAGGTCTAGAAAACGGCAACTGAACGCGGCGAGATGCGGATTTTCATCAGGCCGCCATACGACTTCCGAACAGTGGGCAACGTCTTCACCAACTTCCACCTTCCGCGGTCCACGCTGATCATGCTGGTGGCGGCGTTTGCCGGTTACGATCTGACAATGCACGGCTATTCAGAGGTCATTCGGGAGGGATACCGCTTCTATTCCTACGGCGACGCAATGGCGATTGTATAGGCCCACTTCTACATTAGCGGTCGTGTATCCGCGGACGGTCAATTGATGCAGAAACTAAAAGCGCAGCTGCAAAGCACGCTCGGCGATAGCTACACGTTGGAACGGGAGTTGGGCGGCGGCGGAATGTCCCGCGTGTTTCTGGCTGAAGAGACTTCACTCGGTCGAAAAGTCGTCGTCAAGGTTCTCCCACCTGATCTCGCGGCGGCGGTGAACCTCGAGCGCTTCAGGCGCGAAATACAGCTCTCGGCGCGGCTCCAGCATCCACACATCATTCCCGTCCTGGCGGCCGGAGTCAGCGATGGACTCCCGTACTACACAATGCCCTTCATCGAGGGCGAGTCGCTGCGAGCCCGCCTTTCGCGTTCCGGTGAACTGCCGGTGCATGACGCAGTGCGCGTTCTGCGCGACATCCTCAGCGCGCTGTCCTACGCACACGCTCAGGGTGTGGTTCATCGCGATATCAAGCCCGACAATATCCTCTTTACCGGGCAGCACGCCGTAGTTGCCGACTTCGGCGTTGCCAAGGCCATAAGCGCGTCTACGAACCCGGGGTCGTCGCTGACCTCGCTTGGCGTCGCGCTGGGAACGCCCGCATACATGGCGCCGGAACAGGCGGCGGCTGACCCGAACGCCGATCACCGGGCGGATCTTTACGCTGTCGGTGCAGTCGCCTACGAAATGCTGACTGGCCAGCCGATGTTCAGCGCGCGTTCGCCGCAGGCGATGCTGGCTGCCCACGTGACCGAGAAGCCGGAGCCAATCGACCGGAGGCGTGCGTCGGTGCCACCAATGCTGGCCGCGCTGATCATGCGATCGCTGGAGAAGCATGCCGCAGATCGCCCTCAATCGGCGGGCGAGATGCTGGCGCTCCTCGATGCCGCTGTTACACCAAGTGGTGCCACTGCTCCAACGACTGCACTGCCTGCCACACCTCGAACGGCTGCGGGCGCGCGTCGGTGGTTGATCGCGGGTGCGTTCGTGTCGGCGGTATTGCTTGCTGGAGCCTATGGGCTGTCGCAGCGAAGGGATGTCCGTTCCGAGCCGGCAGAAGCGAGCATGGACGAAGTTGCGTCACTTGCAGTTCTCCCATTCGAGAATCTGGGCCGCGACGAAGACGGGTACTTCGCGGATGGGATGACGGAGGAGATTTCGAGCCGGCTGGGAACGCTGGCCGGGCTCCGAGTGATCGGGCGCCAGAGCGTTCGCGGCTACGCTAACAGCACCAAATCCGCTCAACAGATCGGCAAGGAGCTGGGCGTCGCGTACATCCTTACTGGCAGTGTCAGATGGGATCGATCCACTGGGACGAGCCGTGTACGAGTCAGCCCGGCGCTTCTAAAGGTTGCCGATGGGTCGCAGATCTGGTCGGAGCCTTATGAGGACGTCGTGAAGGGTGTCTTTGATATCCAGTCCACTGTCGCCGAGCGGGTGGCGAACGCCCTTCAGCTCAAGCTCTCGTCGCGCGAATCGCAGAACCTCGCCGCGAAACCAACGGAAAACGTCGAGGCCTACGATCTATATCTGCGTGGCCAGGCGCTGGCCAACGGATGGGTCGGAAAAGATTACATAAAGGCTGCGCAATTTTTCGAAAAGGCAACTGAACTCGATCCAAGGTTCGCGCTGGCTTTTGCCGCGTTGTCGATTGCGCATGTCGAGTCAATCTGGTTCACGGGTGATATTGATATAGATGGCAAGCGCCTGGCAAAGGCTAAGGCAGCGGTCGATCGGGCCAACGCGCTCAGTCCGAACAATCCGCGGGTGCATACTGCTCTTGCGAACTATCACTACCACGGGAAGTTGGACTTCGCCACGGCACTCGAAGAAGTCGGGATTGCACTCCGGCTGCAGCCGTCCAACGCGGGGGCGCACCTGGTCAAGGCGCGGATCGAGCGAAGGCTAGGCAAAGTCGACGACGCGCTGGCGACCTATCGTCGGCAGCTGGAGTTCGACCCGCACTCCTCAGGTCGGGTAGAACTCTGCGAAACACTTCGCATGGCCGGCCAGCCAAAGGAGTCTCTTTCCTGCATTGACGCCGTCATCGAACGCGAACCCGCCAATTGGCTGGGGTATCAGAATGGTGTCAGTACCGCAATTATTGGATTTGGTGATCTAAAACTGGCAATGAAGTATCTTGCCGCGGCACGTGCCCGGGTGCCGGCCGAGCAAATTGCCGGCAATCTCGCTTCAATGAATTCGGGGGTCTGGCCGGCAGTGCTTGATTCGGGCATCCTCGCGATCGCGCAGGCGGCACCAGTTCCGACAGATATTTCTCCGCGAATGGATTATTACGCAACTCGGGCAATGGCCGGATGGGTGTTGGACAAGCCTGATGAGGTGCGTTCAGCCAGCAGACAATTTCTGGCCGAATGGGGCAAAAC
This DNA window, taken from Gemmatimonadaceae bacterium, encodes the following:
- a CDS encoding protein kinase, whose protein sequence is MQKLKAQLQSTLGDSYTLERELGGGGMSRVFLAEETSLGRKVVVKVLPPDLAAAVNLERFRREIQLSARLQHPHIIPVLAAGVSDGLPYYTMPFIEGESLRARLSRSGELPVHDAVRVLRDILSALSYAHAQGVVHRDIKPDNILFTGQHAVVADFGVAKAISASTNPGSSLTSLGVALGTPAYMAPEQAAADPNADHRADLYAVGAVAYEMLTGQPMFSARSPQAMLAAHVTEKPEPIDRRRASVPPMLAALIMRSLEKHAADRPQSAGEMLALLDAAVTPSGATAPTTALPATPRTAAGARRWLIAGAFVSAVLLAGAYGLSQRRDVRSEPAEASMDEVASLAVLPFENLGRDEDGYFADGMTEEISSRLGTLAGLRVIGRQSVRGYANSTKSAQQIGKELGVAYILTGSVRWDRSTGTSRVRVSPALLKVADGSQIWSEPYEDVVKGVFDIQSTVAERVANALQLKLSSRESQNLAAKPTENVEAYDLYLRGQALANGWVGKDYIKAAQFFEKATELDPRFALAFAALSIAHVESIWFTGDIDIDGKRLAKAKAAVDRANALSPNNPRVHTALANYHYHGKLDFATALEEVGIALRLQPSNAGAHLVKARIERRLGKVDDALATYRRQLEFDPHSSGRVELCETLRMAGQPKESLSCIDAVIEREPANWLGYQNGVSTAIIGFGDLKLAMKYLAAARARVPAEQIAGNLASMNSGVWPAVLDSGILAIAQAAPVPTDISPRMDYYATRAMAGWVLDKPDEVRSASRQFLAEWGKTGGRQLPPNSYLRGWAAMAFAFLGQKAPAVALANEWMAQSPIERDAVDAGFVQAYAAFILMLVGEHDDAIALLEKAVNLRIPITRAQLRVEPMWNSLRTNPRFQRLVNGT